Proteins from a genomic interval of Methanofollis formosanus:
- the ablB gene encoding putative beta-lysine N-acetyltransferase — MPDRVVTVGRSRVQHGPANNRVYLLKLDPADTAMMPGRLLDLAREHGYTKVFCRVHAGALERFLKAGYHVEARVPGLFRGVEDGYYLGYFLDPARARNMVPFPPVPPTKTVIRRPRPLPPGYTLREADEADAERLAALYAQTFATYPFPIDDPAYIRSAMRGNVRFFVVERDDEVVGASSAETDPAGKNVEMTDLAVSPSCRGLGLSAHLLHLMETEMRRAGMLVAYTIARAAWEPVNRLFAGAGYRYGGTMINNTQICGRCESMHLWYRRLDPSTEGIYEGTAIEGCMQMYRCTKCGYVYNPRSGDQTQGVSPNTPFDDLPENWVCPRCNAPKSAFEPLD, encoded by the coding sequence ATGCCTGATAGAGTGGTGACTGTCGGGAGATCACGGGTCCAGCACGGTCCGGCCAACAACCGCGTCTACCTGCTCAAACTCGATCCTGCCGACACCGCGATGATGCCTGGCCGCCTCCTGGACCTCGCACGGGAGCACGGCTACACCAAAGTCTTCTGCCGCGTCCATGCGGGTGCCCTGGAGAGGTTTCTCAAGGCGGGATACCACGTTGAGGCACGCGTGCCCGGGCTCTTCAGGGGCGTGGAAGACGGCTACTATCTCGGCTATTTCCTCGACCCGGCGAGGGCCAGGAATATGGTCCCCTTCCCACCCGTCCCTCCCACGAAGACCGTGATACGCCGCCCTCGCCCTCTCCCGCCGGGGTATACGCTGAGGGAGGCGGATGAAGCGGACGCCGAACGTCTGGCCGCCCTCTATGCACAGACCTTTGCGACCTATCCCTTCCCGATCGACGACCCGGCCTATATCAGATCGGCAATGAGGGGGAATGTCAGGTTCTTCGTCGTCGAGCGGGACGATGAGGTGGTCGGGGCCTCCTCGGCCGAGACGGACCCGGCGGGCAAGAACGTGGAGATGACCGACCTCGCGGTCAGTCCGTCGTGCCGGGGTCTCGGGCTCTCGGCGCACCTCCTGCACCTGATGGAGACGGAGATGCGACGGGCCGGGATGCTCGTCGCCTACACCATCGCGCGGGCGGCGTGGGAACCGGTCAACCGCCTCTTCGCCGGGGCGGGGTACCGGTACGGCGGCACGATGATCAACAACACCCAGATCTGCGGGCGGTGCGAGTCGATGCACCTCTGGTACCGGCGGTTGGATCCCTCCACAGAAGGCATATATGAGGGCACCGCCATTGAGGGATGCATGCAGATGTACAGGTGCACGAAGTGTGGCTACGTCTACAACCCGAGGAGCGGGGACCAGACGCAGGGAGTCTCCCCCAACACTCCCTTCGACGACCTGCCTGAGAACTGGGTCTGTCCCCGATGCAACGCCCCCAAAAGTGCCTTCGAACCCCTCGATTAG
- a CDS encoding protease inhibitor I42 family protein, with protein MKAKVLAGAVLLVLAACLIGAGCTSADQQETPQTTPVPETTPETPAPAENETVGMPNPAAVWCEEMGYGYEIRKDADGSEYGVCIFENGTEMDAWEAYRAAMTTPAFVFNETADTTSVEVAAGSIVQVDLRENPTTGYEWNATISDGLNLINDTYTVDSHPEGMVGVGGTRTWLLETAGEGEQTFSAIYKRPWENTTGTEENFTLVLNVVPRA; from the coding sequence ATGAAAGCAAAGGTCCTTGCTGGAGCCGTCCTCCTGGTCCTTGCCGCCTGTTTGATCGGTGCAGGATGCACCTCGGCAGACCAGCAGGAGACTCCCCAGACAACGCCTGTCCCCGAGACCACACCCGAAACACCGGCCCCGGCCGAGAACGAGACCGTCGGAATGCCGAACCCCGCCGCCGTCTGGTGCGAGGAGATGGGCTACGGGTATGAGATCAGGAAGGACGCCGACGGGAGCGAGTACGGCGTCTGCATCTTCGAGAACGGTACCGAGATGGACGCATGGGAGGCATACCGCGCCGCCATGACCACGCCCGCTTTCGTCTTCAACGAGACCGCCGACACCACCTCCGTCGAGGTGGCCGCCGGCAGCATCGTGCAGGTCGACCTGAGAGAAAACCCGACGACCGGGTACGAGTGGAACGCCACCATCTCCGACGGCCTGAACCTCATCAACGACACCTACACCGTCGACTCCCATCCTGAGGGCATGGTCGGTGTCGGCGGAACCCGCACCTGGCTCCTGGAGACCGCCGGTGAGGGCGAGCAGACCTTCTCCGCGATCTACAAGCGCCCGTGGGAGAACACCACCGGGACCGAGGAGAACTTCACCCTCGTCCTCAACGTCGTCCCCCGCGCCTGA
- a CDS encoding flavodoxin family protein, whose amino-acid sequence MKVTAFVGSPRPGGNTEVLVREALQGAEDAGAGTTMVYLNDATYLDCQGCGFCNDNEECKLQDDMVGLYHMIEEADGIILGSPVYFGMVSGITKSFIDRWYAFMGPGFTSRLRPGKKAAIILAQGDPNPDVYGPMATHLAVTMEFFGIEVAAPLVGAGLFDIGDAAKDKELMQRAYEVGRRLVSG is encoded by the coding sequence ATGAAAGTCACTGCGTTTGTCGGGAGCCCGCGGCCCGGCGGGAACACCGAGGTGCTCGTCAGGGAGGCCCTTCAGGGTGCGGAGGATGCCGGGGCCGGGACGACCATGGTCTACCTGAACGATGCGACCTACCTGGACTGCCAGGGCTGCGGCTTCTGCAATGACAACGAAGAGTGCAAGCTCCAGGACGACATGGTCGGGCTGTACCACATGATCGAGGAGGCCGACGGGATCATCCTGGGCTCGCCGGTCTACTTCGGGATGGTGAGCGGGATCACCAAGAGCTTCATCGACCGGTGGTACGCCTTTATGGGTCCGGGGTTCACCTCAAGGCTCAGGCCCGGCAAGAAGGCGGCGATCATCCTGGCGCAGGGCGACCCGAACCCCGACGTCTACGGCCCCATGGCCACCCATCTCGCCGTCACCATGGAATTTTTCGGGATCGAGGTGGCGGCGCCCCTCGTCGGTGCGGGACTCTTCGATATCGGCGACGCCGCAAAGGACAAAGAACTGATGCAACGGGCATACGAAGTGGGGAGGCGCCTCGTCTCAGGCTGA
- a CDS encoding DUF6398 domain-containing protein, translating into MKSRQARGTCLICKGGVTPRGVLRHSTTCLQSSGWPEGDKPSLLIKVRDLYDGTYWLLVLARRDALLDDLDRLLRDVWVECCGHLSAFTIDGRDYVSDEMLEGESMEVPLSGLVAPGSTFLYRYDFGTTTELALKVVAETPVAPPDGPLCLVARNNRPIVPCDRCGHDAEFMLAESMDEGGPHSYCRKCLASAEAGFEWVERIANSPRGGICGYVEDPVTAIRWYPPGWDVAELVPGDLEEAPDSVAPDEESREYAAEVGAAADAVLLDIGDEIDAFIGEEEKARGEEFAFMAGESVTTFCTFMYLFHGVEIREWDARTVRRCLLEEMVQNPDYPEEWPENFVPIICRFIARMEASGRITNAADLIVALEEAAPEFISAVTSPEKGGDQIRRILEKARDGGIDPNDTDALLHFIFNEYLEMAGVDPDDTERREEMTRRAEEELFDDITDDLRKNMCLIRCDEFCSRFEDDTVLDRCVSIVHALRDHPDAPLLRGDMLLWSAAVVYAACQDARLIRPGRGGPPLGREIGSFFGFEVSSIRSKVKALRGFLPAQ; encoded by the coding sequence ATGAAATCCCGGCAGGCACGGGGCACCTGTCTTATCTGCAAGGGTGGCGTGACCCCGAGAGGCGTGTTAAGACACAGCACAACGTGTCTTCAGTCATCAGGATGGCCGGAAGGAGACAAACCTTCACTTCTCATCAAGGTCCGCGACCTGTACGACGGCACCTACTGGCTGCTGGTGCTCGCACGCCGCGACGCTCTCCTCGACGACCTCGACCGGTTGCTCCGCGACGTCTGGGTCGAGTGCTGCGGCCACCTCAGCGCCTTCACCATCGACGGCCGGGACTACGTCTCTGACGAGATGCTCGAAGGAGAGTCCATGGAAGTGCCGCTCTCAGGCCTGGTCGCGCCGGGCAGCACCTTCCTCTACCGATACGACTTCGGTACCACCACCGAACTTGCCCTCAAGGTGGTGGCCGAAACCCCGGTGGCGCCGCCGGACGGGCCGCTCTGTCTCGTCGCCAGGAACAACCGGCCGATCGTTCCCTGCGACCGCTGTGGACATGACGCGGAGTTCATGCTGGCCGAAAGCATGGACGAGGGGGGCCCGCACTCTTATTGCCGCAAGTGCCTGGCTTCGGCCGAAGCCGGGTTCGAGTGGGTGGAGCGTATCGCCAACTCACCGCGGGGCGGGATCTGCGGGTATGTCGAGGACCCGGTCACCGCGATCAGGTGGTATCCGCCGGGATGGGATGTGGCCGAACTTGTTCCCGGAGACCTGGAGGAGGCTCCGGACTCCGTCGCCCCGGACGAGGAGTCACGTGAGTATGCGGCAGAGGTCGGTGCCGCCGCGGATGCGGTCCTCCTGGACATCGGGGACGAAATCGACGCGTTCATCGGAGAGGAAGAGAAAGCACGCGGCGAAGAGTTCGCCTTCATGGCGGGGGAGAGCGTCACGACCTTCTGCACCTTCATGTACCTTTTTCACGGGGTTGAGATCAGGGAGTGGGACGCCCGGACCGTGCGCCGGTGCCTGCTTGAAGAGATGGTGCAGAACCCCGACTACCCCGAAGAGTGGCCGGAAAATTTCGTTCCCATCATATGCCGGTTCATTGCCCGGATGGAAGCCTCCGGCCGCATCACCAACGCCGCCGACCTCATCGTCGCACTCGAAGAGGCGGCACCTGAATTTATCAGTGCCGTGACCTCCCCGGAGAAGGGCGGTGACCAGATCCGTCGTATCCTCGAAAAAGCAAGGGACGGCGGTATCGATCCCAACGACACGGATGCGCTTCTGCATTTTATTTTCAACGAGTATCTGGAGATGGCCGGGGTGGACCCGGACGACACGGAACGCCGCGAAGAAATGACACGCCGGGCCGAGGAGGAGTTGTTCGACGACATCACCGACGACCTGCGAAAGAACATGTGCCTGATCAGGTGTGATGAGTTTTGCAGCCGTTTCGAGGACGACACCGTCCTCGATCGTTGTGTCTCGATCGTGCATGCCCTGCGCGACCATCCGGACGCACCGCTCTTGCGGGGAGACATGCTCCTCTGGAGTGCGGCGGTCGTGTATGCGGCCTGCCAGGACGCCCGCCTGATCAGGCCGGGACGGGGCGGCCCTCCGCTGGGCCGGGAGATCGGGTCGTTCTTCGGTTTTGAGGTCTCGTCGATCCGGAGCAAAGTGAAGGCGTTGCGAGGGTTCCTTCCCGCACAATAA
- a CDS encoding TIGR04084 family radical SAM/SPASM domain-containing protein translates to MYYHLILTDACNLCCSYCRAKDFEESDPFGEGVTFDEDVPPELSFDLNHLYRFLAEDPEAVLTFYGGEPLMRLDLVREVMDHAPVGRFMLQTNAMLLDRLEPEYRNRFSTILVSIDGPEPLTDAHRGRGVYRRVTENVRVLLDGGYTGELIARMTVTEETDIEEAVLHLAENSDHSFSSVHWQIDANFWGDYSKRDFGRWAASSYNPGIRRLAARWVARMREDGTVPKWYPFLGVTADLLLGRESGLRCGCGYANYAVMTDGTIIPCPCMVGMKEWYLGHVAETRPQDLRRVPVGGACTTCDLAGFCGGRCLYSNVLNPWPAEGRRLVCGTVRNLRDAVVSVLPEVRALIRGGVVTLDDFAFERYNGCEIIP, encoded by the coding sequence ATGTATTACCACCTCATCCTCACCGACGCCTGCAACCTCTGCTGCTCGTACTGTCGGGCCAAGGACTTCGAGGAGAGCGACCCCTTCGGGGAAGGGGTGACCTTCGACGAGGACGTCCCGCCTGAACTCTCCTTCGACCTCAACCATCTCTACCGGTTCCTCGCAGAAGATCCCGAGGCGGTGCTCACCTTCTATGGGGGGGAACCGCTGATGCGCCTCGACCTGGTCAGAGAGGTGATGGACCATGCCCCGGTCGGTCGGTTCATGCTCCAGACCAACGCGATGCTCCTCGACCGCCTGGAACCGGAGTACAGAAATCGTTTCTCGACGATTCTCGTCTCCATCGACGGCCCCGAACCTCTCACCGACGCCCACCGCGGGAGAGGGGTCTACCGGCGGGTGACGGAGAATGTGCGTGTCCTCCTCGACGGCGGCTACACCGGCGAACTCATCGCCAGGATGACGGTCACCGAGGAGACCGATATCGAGGAGGCGGTCCTCCACCTCGCAGAGAACTCCGACCATTCGTTCTCCTCCGTCCACTGGCAGATCGACGCCAATTTCTGGGGCGATTACTCGAAGCGAGACTTCGGCCGCTGGGCTGCGTCGTCGTACAACCCCGGCATCCGCCGCCTGGCCGCCCGCTGGGTGGCGAGGATGAGAGAAGACGGGACGGTCCCGAAGTGGTACCCCTTCCTCGGCGTGACCGCGGACCTCCTCCTTGGGCGGGAGAGCGGGCTCCGGTGCGGATGCGGGTATGCGAACTACGCCGTCATGACCGACGGGACGATCATCCCGTGTCCCTGCATGGTCGGGATGAAGGAGTGGTACCTCGGGCATGTGGCTGAGACCAGGCCGCAGGATCTCCGCCGGGTTCCGGTCGGCGGTGCCTGCACCACCTGCGATCTTGCCGGTTTCTGCGGCGGGCGGTGCCTGTACTCCAACGTCCTCAACCCCTGGCCCGCGGAGGGGCGGCGACTGGTCTGCGGGACGGTCCGAAATCTCCGCGACGCTGTCGTCTCGGTTCTCCCCGAGGTCAGGGCGCTGATCCGGGGAGGGGTGGTGACGCTCGACGACTTCGCGTTCGAGCGGTACAACGGGTGCGAGATCATCCCGTGA
- a CDS encoding peptidylprolyl isomerase, with protein MVQCNASHILVGSMAEAHELIERVRSGEDFEALARKHSICPSGRDGGKLGWFGKGQMVAPFEKAAFAGKEGEVVGPVKTQFGWHVIRINGKK; from the coding sequence GTGGTACAGTGCAACGCATCCCACATCCTGGTCGGGAGCATGGCAGAGGCGCACGAACTGATCGAGCGGGTCAGGTCAGGGGAGGACTTCGAGGCCCTGGCACGGAAACACTCCATCTGCCCGTCCGGACGGGACGGGGGAAAACTCGGATGGTTCGGGAAGGGGCAGATGGTCGCACCCTTCGAGAAGGCCGCTTTTGCCGGGAAGGAAGGCGAGGTCGTCGGCCCGGTGAAGACCCAGTTCGGCTGGCACGTCATCAGGATCAACGGCAAGAAATAA
- the ruvA gene encoding Holliday junction branch migration protein RuvA, with translation MIAHLSGELASTGERWVVIDVGGVGYRVQVTEPALASLKQTQETRGRVMLHTHMAVRDDDIQLFGFLYPGELELFTILIGVSGIGPQIAMNILSRISFEEFALAVLNDDEKVLTRIPGIGPKSAKRLILELKEKMKKHAATLSLDRRPAEVCDAASALVSLGFSAHEAQEAIDAVLPGLGDAPTVQALIRAALASLRGRGSA, from the coding sequence ATGATCGCACACCTTTCCGGAGAACTGGCATCCACCGGCGAGCGGTGGGTGGTGATCGACGTCGGCGGCGTCGGGTACCGCGTGCAGGTGACCGAACCCGCCCTGGCGAGTCTCAAGCAGACGCAGGAGACGCGAGGGCGCGTCATGCTTCACACGCACATGGCAGTCCGCGACGACGACATCCAGTTGTTCGGTTTTCTCTATCCCGGCGAACTCGAACTCTTCACGATCCTGATCGGGGTCAGCGGCATCGGGCCGCAGATCGCCATGAACATCCTCTCCAGGATCTCGTTCGAGGAGTTCGCCCTGGCCGTCCTCAACGACGACGAGAAGGTGCTCACCCGGATCCCCGGCATCGGCCCGAAGAGTGCGAAACGGCTTATCCTTGAACTGAAGGAGAAGATGAAGAAACATGCGGCGACGCTCTCCCTTGACCGGCGTCCCGCCGAGGTCTGCGACGCGGCGAGCGCCCTGGTGTCGCTCGGGTTTTCAGCGCACGAGGCGCAGGAGGCGATCGACGCCGTCCTGCCCGGTCTGGGTGACGCTCCGACGGTGCAGGCCCTGATCCGCGCCGCTCTGGCCTCTCTGCGGGGGCGTGGATCGGCATGA
- the ruvC gene encoding crossover junction endodeoxyribonuclease RuvC: MIVIGIDPGVARTGYGVLRKGGRYPVPLDYGCIETAADHTQAERLLEIYERVSALFDEYEPAWVVLEKLFFSKNVTTAMRVSEARGILLLAAEQRKIPIAEYTPNQIKQAVTGSGRADKHQVQEMMRRLLRLREVPQPDDTADGLAVALCHINMVR, from the coding sequence ATGATCGTGATCGGTATTGACCCCGGCGTGGCGAGGACGGGGTACGGCGTCCTCAGGAAGGGCGGGCGGTACCCCGTGCCGCTGGACTACGGTTGTATCGAGACTGCGGCCGACCACACGCAGGCCGAGCGTCTGCTGGAGATCTACGAGCGCGTCTCCGCACTCTTCGACGAGTACGAACCCGCATGGGTCGTCCTGGAAAAGCTCTTCTTCTCCAAAAACGTCACGACTGCCATGCGCGTCAGCGAGGCGCGGGGCATCCTCCTCCTCGCCGCAGAGCAGCGTAAGATCCCGATCGCCGAGTACACCCCCAACCAGATCAAACAGGCGGTCACCGGTTCGGGGCGTGCCGACAAACACCAGGTGCAGGAGATGATGCGGCGGCTGCTCAGGCTGCGGGAAGTGCCGCAGCCCGACGACACCGCCGACGGCCTTGCCGTCGCTCTCTGCCACATCAATATGGTACGATAA
- the ruvB gene encoding Holliday junction branch migration DNA helicase RuvB produces MTDRIPSPGMLPGETDEAAIRPGSLDEFVGQPRIKETLAIAIEAAKKRGESLDHILFSGPPGLGKTTLAGIVAREMGVGIRSTSGPVLDRPGDLAAQLTALSSGDVLFIDEIHRLNPVVEEILYPAMEDACIDVMIGEGPGARSVPLPLEEFTLVGATTKIGLLGSPLRDRFGLVFRLNLYEVADLVGIVQRSALIMQTPITPDGAHEIAKRSRGTPRIANRLLRRVRDFAVVRGDGTIDGDTADRALTMLGIDGLGLDDLDRRILSVVADDFGGGPVGARTIAISIGEEVRTVEEVYEPYLIRIGFLKRTPQGRETTDAARWHIGLI; encoded by the coding sequence ATGACCGACCGCATTCCTTCGCCCGGCATGCTCCCCGGCGAGACCGACGAGGCGGCGATCAGGCCGGGGTCGCTGGACGAGTTCGTGGGGCAACCCCGGATCAAGGAGACGCTTGCCATCGCCATCGAGGCGGCAAAGAAACGGGGCGAGTCTCTCGACCATATCCTCTTCTCAGGGCCGCCGGGCCTTGGCAAGACGACACTTGCCGGGATCGTGGCGCGGGAGATGGGGGTCGGGATCAGGAGCACCTCGGGGCCGGTGCTGGACCGTCCCGGCGACCTTGCCGCCCAGTTGACAGCCCTTTCCAGCGGCGACGTCCTCTTCATCGACGAGATCCACCGTCTCAACCCGGTGGTCGAGGAGATCCTGTACCCGGCGATGGAGGACGCCTGCATCGACGTGATGATCGGCGAGGGGCCGGGGGCGCGGTCGGTGCCGCTCCCGCTCGAGGAGTTCACGCTGGTCGGTGCGACGACGAAGATCGGGTTGCTGGGCTCTCCGCTGAGGGACCGGTTCGGTCTGGTCTTCCGTCTCAACCTCTACGAGGTGGCCGACCTGGTGGGCATCGTGCAGCGGAGCGCTCTGATCATGCAGACCCCGATCACCCCGGACGGGGCACACGAGATTGCGAAGCGGAGTCGAGGAACACCCAGGATCGCAAACCGGCTGCTCAGGAGGGTGCGGGACTTTGCGGTGGTCAGGGGCGACGGCACCATCGACGGCGATACGGCCGACCGTGCACTGACGATGCTCGGCATCGACGGCCTTGGCCTGGACGACCTGGACCGCCGGATCCTCTCGGTGGTCGCCGACGATTTCGGCGGCGGGCCGGTGGGTGCGAGGACGATCGCCATCTCGATCGGCGAGGAGGTGCGGACGGTCGAGGAGGTCTACGAACCGTACCTGATCCGGATCGGGTTTCTCAAGCGGACTCCCCAGGGCCGGGAAACGACCGATGCCGCCCGGTGGCATATCGGGTTGATCTGA
- a CDS encoding MFS transporter has translation MVQPTKLGRAGPSLITYLSIIGFFAIFSTTISKNPVLPLFSSALGADEAMIGLIAFVSPAAGILFSFPVGVMADRIGPRRLLIASGAVFLSAPLLYLLVVDPLWLIPVRFFHGLATAILGPVAAMMIYSAYPDAKGEKSGIYSSATLVGRTIAPLVGGILISVFAASAGLMNYRLVYVAAFLASLPVVLLIFGIKEGGRPEGSDRRVTLREFGERLAGFGKNRLLLSTALVEMATYFAFGIFETWLPLYLTGAGVQEYLIGLLFALQVLAIALSKPFFGALSDRTGRRMQIVLGLLAIAGCIAAIPLTAAVPVVMAIGILFGLALSLVTVSTGAYVADVARTHELGASVGALGSIMDIGHASGPLVAGIVIGSVGYAAGFAVPAVLALAVAALFVLAGKAGGESANG, from the coding sequence ATGGTGCAACCGACAAAACTCGGACGGGCAGGCCCGTCCCTCATCACCTATCTCTCGATCATCGGATTCTTCGCGATCTTCTCCACGACCATCTCGAAAAATCCCGTGCTCCCCCTCTTCTCCAGCGCCCTCGGCGCGGACGAGGCGATGATCGGCCTCATCGCCTTCGTCTCCCCCGCGGCCGGGATCCTCTTCTCCTTCCCGGTCGGGGTGATGGCCGACCGCATCGGCCCGCGGCGTCTTCTGATCGCCTCGGGGGCCGTCTTCCTCTCCGCCCCCCTCCTCTACCTCCTCGTCGTCGACCCCCTCTGGCTCATCCCGGTCAGGTTCTTCCACGGCCTCGCCACTGCCATCCTCGGCCCGGTCGCCGCGATGATGATCTACTCGGCCTACCCCGATGCGAAGGGGGAGAAGAGCGGCATCTACTCCTCGGCCACCCTCGTCGGGAGGACGATCGCCCCCCTCGTGGGCGGCATCCTCATCTCGGTCTTCGCGGCCTCGGCCGGGCTCATGAACTACCGCCTCGTCTACGTCGCCGCCTTCCTCGCCTCGCTCCCGGTCGTCCTGCTGATCTTCGGGATCAAGGAGGGCGGGAGGCCTGAGGGGAGCGATCGCCGCGTCACGCTCCGTGAGTTCGGCGAACGCCTTGCAGGCTTCGGGAAAAACCGGCTTCTCCTCTCCACCGCCCTCGTGGAGATGGCGACCTACTTCGCCTTCGGGATCTTCGAGACCTGGCTCCCGCTGTACCTCACCGGCGCCGGGGTGCAGGAGTACCTCATCGGCCTCCTCTTCGCCCTCCAGGTGCTGGCGATCGCCCTCTCCAAACCCTTCTTCGGGGCGCTCTCCGACCGCACCGGCCGGCGGATGCAGATCGTGCTCGGTCTCCTCGCGATCGCCGGCTGCATCGCCGCCATCCCCCTCACCGCTGCCGTGCCGGTGGTGATGGCGATCGGGATCCTCTTCGGCCTCGCCCTCTCCCTGGTCACCGTCTCGACCGGCGCCTATGTCGCCGACGTCGCCCGCACCCACGAACTCGGCGCCTCGGTCGGAGCGCTCGGTTCGATCATGGACATCGGCCACGCCTCCGGCCCCCTCGTCGCCGGCATCGTCATCGGGAGCGTCGGGTATGCGGCCGGGTTCGCCGTCCCGGCGGTCCTTGCCCTCGCCGTCGCCGCCCTCTTTGTCCTGGCCGGGAAGGCCGGGGGGGAGAGCGCGAACGGTTGA
- the ablA gene encoding lysine 2,3-aminomutase, which translates to MNTDTTTAHEIAMRIDADTAVARWKDWRWQVGHSVRSIETFERALGITFPPEERAELERTVERFPLCVTPYYLSLIDPEDFRNDPVFMQCFPSVRELEVEDYDLEDPLAEDADMTAPCITHRYPDRVLFLVSNLCAMYCRHCTRKRKVGDIDSVPADEEIEAGLAYIREHPRVRDVLLSGGDPLMLPDETLDRILTELDAIEHVEVVRIGTRVPVVLPYRITADLARMLGTHHPLWINTHFNHPKEITSSSEAALSILADAGIPLGNQTVLLANVNDCPRLQRTLAHKLVRNRVRPYYLYQCDLSEGLSHFRTSVARGIEIVENLVGHTSGFAVPTYVVDAPGGGGKIPLMPTYVLSWADNKVVLRNYEGVITTYQEPKNYCPVYCDGNCAECTLQLKEENAEEPGPVGIAKILSDLDETSSLVPENTERMERRIDA; encoded by the coding sequence ATGAACACCGACACGACGACAGCACATGAGATCGCCATGCGGATCGATGCCGATACGGCCGTTGCCAGGTGGAAAGATTGGCGGTGGCAGGTCGGCCACTCGGTCAGATCGATCGAGACCTTCGAGCGGGCCCTCGGGATCACCTTCCCGCCCGAAGAACGGGCCGAACTGGAACGGACCGTCGAGCGGTTTCCGCTCTGCGTCACTCCCTATTACCTCTCTCTCATCGACCCTGAGGACTTCAGGAACGATCCCGTCTTCATGCAATGTTTCCCGTCGGTCCGGGAACTCGAGGTGGAGGACTACGACCTCGAAGACCCGCTGGCCGAGGACGCCGATATGACGGCGCCCTGCATCACCCACCGGTACCCTGACCGGGTGCTCTTCCTGGTCTCAAACCTCTGCGCGATGTACTGCCGCCACTGCACGAGAAAACGAAAGGTCGGCGACATCGACTCGGTCCCGGCCGACGAGGAGATCGAGGCCGGCCTTGCCTACATCAGAGAACACCCGCGGGTGCGCGACGTCCTCCTCTCGGGCGGCGACCCGCTCATGCTCCCCGACGAGACCCTCGACCGGATCCTCACCGAACTCGACGCCATCGAGCACGTGGAGGTGGTGCGGATCGGCACCCGCGTGCCGGTCGTCCTCCCGTACCGGATCACCGCCGACCTCGCCCGCATGCTCGGCACCCACCATCCCCTCTGGATCAACACCCACTTCAACCACCCCAAAGAGATCACCTCGTCCTCTGAGGCGGCGCTCAGCATACTTGCCGACGCCGGCATTCCCCTCGGCAACCAGACCGTCCTCCTCGCCAACGTCAACGACTGCCCGCGGCTACAGCGGACCCTTGCGCACAAACTGGTCAGGAACCGGGTCCGTCCCTACTACCTCTACCAGTGCGACCTCTCCGAAGGGCTCTCCCATTTCAGGACCTCGGTCGCCAGGGGGATCGAGATCGTCGAGAACCTGGTCGGGCACACGAGCGGGTTTGCGGTCCCCACCTACGTCGTCGACGCACCGGGCGGCGGGGGCAAGATCCCCCTGATGCCGACGTATGTCCTCTCTTGGGCCGATAACAAAGTGGTGCTGCGCAACTACGAGGGGGTGATCACCACCTATCAAGAACCGAAAAACTACTGTCCGGTCTACTGCGACGGGAACTGCGCGGAGTGCACCCTCCAGCTCAAGGAAGAGAATGCCGAAGAACCGGGGCCGGTCGGGATCGCAAAGATCCTCTCCGACCTCGACGAGACCTCGTCGCTGGTCCCGGAGAACACCGAACGGATGGAGCGGCGCATCGATGCCTGA